Proteins co-encoded in one Ralstonia sp. RRA genomic window:
- a CDS encoding glycosyltransferase family 4 protein: MKIALCSSIVPFTDGGYRNIVEWLKIELLAAGHRVEVVNLPHVDAPDSLISQMAAYRWVDLSASADRVICFRPPAHVIPHPHKILWFIHHIRAFYDLWDSPYRGFADDDKHRAIRDVLHRTDTAAFKEAKKIFANSQVVSDRLSRFNGVGSEVLYPPLFQPERFECKDFNDEIVCIARVEHHKRQHLLIEAMRHTRSPVKLRLCGVSGGSGYVLQLKKAIASRGLQNRVHFENEWISEQRKVDLLSQCLAAAYIPLDEDSYGYPSLEASHSSKPILATVDSGGVCELVEHGVNGLIAEPDPKALAEAMDRLYLDRKGTQKMGLNAASRVGEMNISWSHVLERLLT, from the coding sequence ATGAAGATTGCACTCTGTTCATCGATCGTTCCATTCACGGATGGTGGCTACCGGAATATTGTTGAGTGGCTGAAGATCGAGCTTTTGGCGGCCGGGCACAGAGTTGAGGTTGTGAATCTGCCTCATGTGGATGCGCCGGATTCACTTATTTCGCAGATGGCGGCATATCGATGGGTAGATCTATCTGCTTCCGCGGATAGAGTTATTTGTTTCCGGCCGCCGGCACACGTCATTCCGCATCCCCATAAGATTTTATGGTTTATCCACCATATTCGTGCCTTTTATGATTTGTGGGATAGCCCGTATAGGGGGTTTGCGGACGACGATAAGCATCGTGCGATACGGGATGTTTTGCACAGAACGGATACCGCTGCGTTTAAGGAAGCGAAGAAGATTTTTGCGAATTCGCAAGTCGTCTCCGATCGGCTAAGTCGATTTAATGGGGTGGGTAGCGAGGTTCTCTATCCACCTTTGTTTCAGCCGGAGCGGTTCGAGTGCAAGGATTTTAACGACGAGATCGTTTGCATAGCGCGAGTAGAGCATCACAAGCGGCAGCATCTTCTCATTGAGGCGATGAGGCATACCCGTAGCCCCGTGAAACTCCGCTTGTGCGGAGTGAGCGGTGGAAGTGGTTATGTCCTGCAGTTGAAGAAGGCTATTGCTTCTCGAGGGTTGCAAAATCGAGTTCATTTTGAAAATGAATGGATATCGGAGCAACGAAAAGTCGACCTGCTGTCCCAGTGTTTGGCTGCTGCGTATATACCGCTGGACGAAGACTCCTATGGATATCCGTCGCTCGAGGCGTCTCATTCTTCGAAGCCTATTCTTGCAACTGTAGATTCCGGTGGCGTGTGTGAATTAGTTGAACATGGCGTCAACGGGTTGATAGCAGAGCCTGACCCGAAAGCGCTGGCCGAAGCGATGGATAGGTTGTATCTGGATCGCAAGGGCACCCAAAAAATGGGACTGAACGCAGCGTCGAGAGTGGGTGAGATGAATATTTCCTGGTCGCACGTTCTAGAAAGGTTGCTGACATGA
- a CDS encoding DegT/DnrJ/EryC1/StrS family aminotransferase, with product MKRISVAEPKLAGKEREYVLDCLDSTWISSNGKYITNFEEIFAKFCGVKHAIATNNGTTALHLALVALGLQPGDEVIVPTVTYIATANAVRYCGATPVLVDVEPGTMNIDPEDFCRRITSKTKGVIPVHLYGHPAKMGAIMEIAKKHNLFVLEDAAEAHGAEYDGRKVGSFGQCATFSFFGNKIVTTGEGGMVTTNDDELASKLRLYRGQGMDPGRRYWFPVIGYNYRMTNIQAAIGLAQMENIDAALADRQMIARWYDEALSSLGGQIQLPVQTPNAKQVYWMYNIFLRDGGEERRDAVMRALNNRGIETRPVFYPMHVLPPYMQEGVFPVADLWAQRGINLPTHQMLTHDDVYRVADELGQAIASL from the coding sequence ATGAAGCGAATTTCTGTAGCAGAACCAAAGTTGGCGGGGAAAGAACGCGAATACGTGCTTGATTGCTTGGATAGCACATGGATTTCCTCGAACGGAAAATATATTACCAATTTTGAAGAGATATTTGCGAAATTCTGTGGTGTGAAGCATGCTATCGCCACCAATAACGGCACCACCGCTCTGCATCTGGCGCTTGTCGCGCTCGGTTTGCAGCCTGGTGATGAAGTTATTGTTCCAACTGTTACTTATATTGCGACAGCCAATGCTGTTCGCTACTGTGGCGCCACGCCGGTTTTGGTTGACGTGGAGCCGGGAACGATGAATATCGATCCAGAAGATTTCTGTCGCCGCATTACTTCAAAAACCAAGGGCGTTATTCCAGTACATCTTTACGGGCATCCAGCCAAAATGGGGGCGATTATGGAGATCGCTAAAAAGCACAATTTGTTCGTGCTTGAGGATGCCGCTGAAGCTCACGGTGCGGAGTACGACGGGCGAAAGGTTGGGTCTTTTGGGCAATGCGCCACATTTAGCTTCTTCGGGAACAAGATCGTAACTACCGGCGAAGGCGGGATGGTTACGACCAACGACGATGAGCTTGCTTCTAAGCTCCGTTTGTATCGTGGGCAAGGCATGGACCCGGGGCGTCGCTATTGGTTTCCAGTGATCGGCTACAACTACCGGATGACGAACATCCAAGCAGCCATCGGATTGGCGCAGATGGAGAATATCGATGCCGCTCTTGCGGATCGTCAGATGATTGCTCGCTGGTACGATGAGGCGCTTTCCTCATTGGGCGGCCAGATACAACTACCGGTCCAGACTCCGAACGCCAAGCAGGTTTACTGGATGTACAACATCTTCCTGCGCGATGGTGGGGAGGAGCGTCGTGACGCAGTTATGCGAGCGCTCAACAACCGAGGTATCGAAACGAGGCCCGTCTTCTATCCGATGCACGTCCTGCCTCCGTATATGCAGGAAGGCGTGTTCCCAGTGGCAGACCTGTGGGCTCAGCGAGGGATTAATCTGCCGACTCATCAGATGCTGACACACGACGACGTCTATAGAGTTGCCGATGAGCTTGGTCAAGCGATTGCATCGCTATGA
- a CDS encoding acetyltransferase, giving the protein MKESVIVLGGGGHSKVVIEILRASGYSVEYCISASEGVQTCVGVPVLCGDHHLDELLDAGYSKVFPGIGSNLVRERAAERALKIGYQLVSAISPAAIISPSATIGRGVAIMGGVVINAESKVEDLAIINTGATVDHDCHIGLGAHVAPRCVLAGSVKIGNGSFLGAGTVVIPEVVIGERCIIGAGAVVVRDVPAFSKAIGHPARIKNKDN; this is encoded by the coding sequence ATGAAAGAGTCAGTGATTGTTTTGGGCGGTGGAGGGCATTCCAAGGTTGTCATAGAGATACTGAGGGCGAGTGGGTACAGTGTTGAATACTGTATTAGCGCGTCTGAAGGGGTGCAGACTTGCGTTGGTGTGCCCGTGCTATGTGGCGATCACCATCTGGACGAATTGTTAGATGCCGGATATTCCAAGGTATTCCCCGGAATCGGCTCGAACCTGGTTCGTGAGCGCGCCGCCGAACGAGCGCTCAAAATCGGATATCAATTGGTGAGTGCAATTAGTCCGGCTGCGATTATTTCACCCTCTGCGACCATTGGTCGCGGTGTTGCAATTATGGGAGGGGTTGTAATCAATGCTGAATCTAAAGTGGAAGATTTAGCTATCATTAATACCGGGGCCACTGTGGATCATGACTGCCATATCGGTTTGGGTGCTCACGTTGCGCCCCGTTGTGTGCTGGCTGGATCTGTGAAGATTGGCAATGGATCGTTCCTGGGGGCTGGAACGGTCGTTATTCCTGAGGTGGTTATCGGGGAGCGCTGCATCATCGGCGCGGGAGCTGTTGTCGTTCGGGATGTTCCTGCCTTTAGTAAAGCCATTGGGCATCCGGCAAGAATCAAAAACAAGGATAATTAA
- a CDS encoding FkbM family methyltransferase — translation MFEAIDWFFDHVEEGVILEDDCFPDPSFFRFCGELLQRYRSDRRIFGISGSSCISDVEIAASYWFLETPLISGLATWRRSWQMVDVRATEWPKLRQSRQVQNLLQRTTEVPSWLGHLDDLHSEKGGIWSSAVIYAMLTHNELCISPACNLVGKGGGGVSGVYRGYEGHELSRLSVLPMTFPLVHPAWIEGSVGSKGYAAHAGDPISRANPRGGFAGATGNPSIHYPSLKDLVGDAVRQLAAESAHQDGNLPNPENEAVSGNVALGGCVAFVPLQDRDSAEYAPSMGDFIEQLIITSIPTPVSVPPTVGAAESLRSNGLTGGPAPNITGNLANLLLLDGDEFIQGAYLTILGRQPDSIGITYYRERLKGGASRLQVLGQLANSGEGKSAAGWRERLRWPYFFLKRRQVFLFGWVVEVVCAVRQYHLREILDRDGDRFISEAFRAVLGREPDSVGKEHYSTRLSAGQGKLSILVDIKRSSEGKSAGNRVAGLSLVVALKRLGELPVIKQMIDVVSLPKVVAENLKIARGLAHDVRQLSLHHESSLAGIMDVLQSGRTEVLQLVAENRNQSREANAQLMVEFAALTAEVRDGDRRLKSALDTLEENLRTTIRSAVIPLQADLAAVSAEVGEYDQHLKSGLGVLEGNVGARIQSATASLQTELVAVSAEVSEYDRHMKSVLGVLEKSVGEKVQSAAASLQAGLAAVSAEVSDDVRYFKSALNVLEEDVGVNIRSTAAQLDLSITKALNDVREEMLIHISDQAAANAQLIGRIEGHASHLASLVSAENARVVDSVSSEAGALRKAIKLSQDWLSDGLRDSEGKLTRILSDYQGELMRHNRDASADLGRVIIRESSHLAAAFPKAIQETQGTILSKLSDGLAAQELLRSKFAMLTSQLDRFKHDMAARMQDAKTHLARTVEEAHLALNEAFPQSIESANRAILTKLVDGHALQQQLHTELSRFAPQMDRIEVYSLAGARRHAVPCGAGPVMVRTAVGYVLCGADDHALIASLIESGELESGTRQLIERLLSPGDVFIDVGANVGMHSLAAARTMGGDGRVIAFEPYTPTAQLLERTTWMNGFAEMIEIHNVAVSNEQTERTLYLGMTSGHHSLYPLDPSFSASESSIQVQVTTLDHAMAQLPAANLIKIDVEGEETAVIAGAKALLARSDDVGVIVEFGLSHLKRVGLTVRAWLENFDVLGFEYRAIHAETGELYNISVADLEITSTVNLFFARPLSKMWNRAGS, via the coding sequence ATGTTCGAAGCGATTGACTGGTTCTTCGATCACGTAGAAGAGGGGGTTATTCTTGAGGATGACTGTTTCCCTGACCCCTCGTTCTTTCGGTTCTGCGGTGAACTTCTTCAGAGGTATAGAAGCGATCGACGGATATTCGGTATCAGCGGCAGCAGTTGCATTTCCGACGTCGAAATTGCCGCGAGCTACTGGTTCCTTGAGACACCTCTGATCTCTGGATTGGCCACTTGGCGCCGTAGTTGGCAGATGGTTGACGTTCGGGCGACAGAATGGCCAAAGCTAAGGCAGTCTAGGCAGGTCCAGAACCTTCTTCAGCGTACGACTGAGGTGCCCTCCTGGCTGGGTCACTTGGACGATTTGCATTCTGAGAAGGGCGGCATCTGGTCCAGTGCAGTCATATACGCCATGCTCACGCACAATGAGCTTTGCATTTCCCCTGCCTGCAACCTCGTAGGCAAGGGAGGGGGCGGCGTTTCAGGGGTGTATCGCGGCTACGAGGGTCACGAACTAAGTCGCCTCTCTGTGTTGCCAATGACTTTTCCTCTGGTACATCCCGCATGGATCGAAGGCTCTGTCGGCAGCAAGGGGTATGCGGCGCATGCCGGGGATCCGATTTCTAGGGCCAACCCCAGGGGTGGGTTCGCGGGCGCGACAGGGAATCCATCGATTCACTATCCCAGCCTGAAGGACCTAGTGGGCGACGCTGTTAGACAGCTCGCCGCAGAAAGCGCTCACCAAGATGGGAATCTCCCGAATCCGGAAAATGAGGCCGTTAGCGGCAATGTCGCCCTGGGCGGATGTGTAGCTTTCGTTCCTCTCCAGGATAGGGATAGCGCTGAGTACGCTCCCAGCATGGGGGATTTCATTGAGCAATTGATAATCACATCTATCCCAACGCCGGTTTCCGTCCCGCCCACGGTCGGCGCCGCAGAGAGCCTTCGGAGCAACGGTTTGACCGGCGGACCAGCCCCGAATATTACGGGCAATCTGGCGAATCTATTGTTGCTGGATGGGGACGAGTTCATCCAGGGCGCCTACCTTACGATCTTGGGAAGGCAGCCCGACTCAATCGGGATAACCTACTATCGAGAGCGCCTCAAGGGAGGGGCTTCGCGCTTGCAGGTGCTTGGGCAACTGGCTAACTCTGGTGAGGGAAAAAGCGCGGCCGGGTGGCGAGAGCGCTTGCGCTGGCCATACTTTTTCCTTAAGCGCAGGCAGGTATTCCTCTTCGGATGGGTGGTCGAGGTCGTCTGTGCTGTGCGGCAATATCATCTACGCGAAATTCTTGATCGCGATGGTGATCGCTTCATCTCGGAAGCGTTTCGTGCGGTGCTGGGTCGAGAGCCTGATAGCGTCGGTAAAGAGCACTACAGCACCCGTCTCTCGGCTGGACAAGGAAAACTGTCCATTCTTGTGGACATCAAGAGGTCTAGCGAGGGAAAGAGCGCCGGCAATCGCGTCGCTGGCTTAAGTCTTGTCGTTGCGCTTAAGCGGCTAGGAGAGCTACCGGTTATCAAACAGATGATTGATGTCGTTAGTCTGCCTAAAGTCGTCGCCGAAAATCTGAAGATCGCTCGTGGTCTTGCGCACGATGTTCGTCAGCTTAGTTTGCATCATGAGTCATCGTTGGCCGGGATCATGGATGTGCTGCAATCCGGCAGGACAGAGGTCTTGCAGTTGGTTGCGGAAAACAGAAACCAGTCCCGCGAGGCCAACGCTCAACTGATGGTCGAGTTCGCGGCGCTCACTGCCGAGGTACGGGACGGTGATCGGCGCCTAAAGTCCGCGTTGGATACCCTTGAGGAGAACCTCAGGACCACGATTCGTTCTGCTGTAATTCCGCTTCAGGCGGACCTCGCAGCTGTGTCTGCTGAGGTTGGCGAATATGACCAGCATCTGAAATCCGGGTTGGGTGTTCTAGAAGGGAACGTTGGGGCAAGAATTCAATCAGCCACTGCTTCGCTGCAGACAGAACTCGTGGCTGTGTCTGCTGAGGTAAGCGAATATGACCGGCACATGAAGTCGGTGCTGGGTGTTCTAGAAAAGAGCGTTGGGGAAAAAGTTCAGTCAGCTGCCGCTTCACTGCAGGCAGGGCTCGCAGCGGTGTCCGCTGAGGTGAGCGATGATGTGCGCTACTTTAAATCTGCGCTGAACGTCCTTGAAGAAGATGTCGGGGTGAATATTCGGTCGACTGCCGCGCAGCTTGATTTGAGCATCACCAAGGCGCTCAATGATGTGCGGGAGGAAATGCTGATCCACATTTCGGATCAAGCTGCGGCCAATGCACAGCTCATCGGGAGGATTGAGGGACATGCTTCCCATTTGGCCTCTCTGGTGAGCGCCGAGAATGCGCGCGTGGTCGATTCAGTATCCAGTGAGGCTGGCGCGCTCAGGAAAGCGATCAAGCTGTCCCAAGACTGGTTGTCTGATGGACTACGCGATTCCGAGGGGAAACTCACAAGAATCCTGAGTGACTACCAAGGGGAATTAATGCGGCATAATCGCGATGCGAGTGCCGATCTTGGGCGAGTGATTATACGGGAGAGTTCGCATCTGGCTGCAGCGTTTCCTAAAGCGATTCAGGAGACGCAAGGCACAATCCTGTCCAAGCTTTCGGATGGCTTGGCTGCCCAGGAGCTGTTGCGGAGCAAGTTTGCAATGCTCACTTCGCAGCTAGACCGATTCAAGCACGACATGGCGGCTCGCATGCAGGATGCGAAGACTCATCTAGCCAGGACGGTGGAGGAGGCGCATCTCGCGTTGAATGAGGCTTTTCCGCAAAGTATTGAGAGCGCAAATCGTGCCATTTTGACCAAGTTGGTGGACGGCCACGCTCTGCAGCAGCAATTGCACACCGAACTTAGTCGATTCGCGCCTCAGATGGACCGAATCGAGGTCTATAGCTTGGCGGGAGCTCGGAGGCATGCGGTGCCTTGCGGGGCTGGGCCGGTCATGGTGCGCACAGCAGTCGGCTACGTACTGTGTGGAGCGGATGATCATGCTTTGATCGCGTCATTGATAGAGAGCGGAGAACTCGAGTCGGGCACGCGCCAGTTGATTGAGCGTCTGCTCTCACCTGGGGACGTGTTTATCGACGTAGGCGCAAATGTGGGAATGCATAGCCTTGCCGCAGCGAGAACCATGGGGGGCGATGGGCGGGTGATTGCATTTGAGCCTTATACGCCTACAGCGCAATTGCTCGAGCGAACGACTTGGATGAACGGTTTCGCCGAGATGATCGAGATACATAACGTAGCGGTATCCAATGAGCAGACCGAACGCACCCTTTATCTCGGTATGACCAGCGGCCATCATTCGCTTTACCCGCTGGATCCGTCATTCTCTGCTTCCGAGAGTTCAATTCAGGTTCAGGTTACGACCCTTGATCATGCGATGGCTCAACTACCTGCTGCCAATCTGATAAAGATTGATGTGGAGGGCGAGGAGACTGCTGTGATTGCGGGTGCTAAGGCGTTGTTGGCGCGTAGCGACGATGTCGGTGTCATCGTAGAGTTCGGCCTGTCTCACTTAAAGCGAGTGGGGCTTACGGTTCGAGCTTGGCTCGAAAATTTCGATGTGCTTGGGTTCGAGTACCGAGCCATACATGCTGAGACTGGCGAGCTATATAATATTTCGGTAGCGGACTTGGAGATAACTTCAACCGTAAATCTTTTCTTCGCGCGGCCGCTCTCGAAGATGTGGAACAGGGCGGGAAGTTGA
- a CDS encoding glycosyltransferase family 1 protein has translation MSLPLPRLGHSFQLHSALKRYRALMLAFAAVRWPGRWASIARRAIHTVEPARVRHARAEPNQLLVDVSIISQRDAGTGIQRVVRSLLLELLRNPPDGFEVRPVRAGRKASYRYANEYLSSLDSSSSYGADTSIRLSAGDIFLGLDLSSRIVPSRQREFLAWRAEGVRFAFCVYDLLPALQPHWFTPPSAKSFVRWLNTLAVHADVLICISRSVAEDASTWLRRCCGVAGCEPAVRWFHLGSEFPKASGALHQLVPQLRGRSSGFARQSVLVVGTVEPRKGHAQLLDAFELLWEMGSEVTLVIAGREGWCVEALSQRLRCHLEAGKRLVWLADVSDAQLAALYANLGGLIMPSEAEGFGLPLVEAARYGMPLLVRDLPVFREVVGEHASYFSARTGADLAPQLAAWLDEIQRGGARRSDQLRCLSWADSADALKTLLADVAR, from the coding sequence ATGAGTTTGCCGTTGCCGCGGCTTGGTCATTCGTTTCAGCTGCACAGTGCGCTTAAGCGCTATCGGGCACTCATGCTCGCTTTCGCGGCTGTCCGCTGGCCCGGCAGGTGGGCAAGTATCGCTCGGCGCGCAATTCATACAGTTGAGCCTGCCCGCGTCAGGCATGCCCGAGCTGAGCCGAATCAGTTGCTTGTGGACGTATCTATCATTTCTCAGCGCGATGCGGGCACTGGCATTCAGCGAGTGGTGCGTTCTCTCTTGTTGGAGTTGCTGCGAAATCCCCCCGACGGCTTTGAGGTGCGCCCCGTCCGGGCTGGGCGGAAGGCGTCCTATCGCTACGCCAATGAGTATCTGTCGTCGTTAGACTCGAGTTCCTCATATGGTGCGGACACTTCAATTCGCTTGTCGGCGGGGGATATCTTTTTGGGACTGGATTTAAGTAGCCGGATCGTCCCAAGCCGGCAACGTGAGTTTTTGGCCTGGCGCGCAGAAGGAGTGCGATTTGCGTTCTGTGTCTACGATTTGCTGCCGGCATTGCAGCCGCATTGGTTTACTCCGCCATCAGCAAAGTCGTTCGTACGCTGGCTGAATACACTCGCCGTTCATGCCGACGTGCTAATTTGCATCTCACGATCAGTGGCAGAAGACGCTTCAACTTGGCTGCGTCGGTGTTGCGGAGTTGCTGGGTGCGAGCCTGCCGTAAGGTGGTTCCATCTGGGTTCGGAGTTTCCGAAAGCATCGGGTGCGTTGCATCAATTGGTGCCGCAATTGCGGGGCAGAAGCTCCGGGTTCGCCCGACAAAGTGTGTTGGTAGTTGGAACCGTTGAGCCACGCAAGGGGCATGCGCAACTCTTGGATGCTTTTGAGTTGCTATGGGAGATGGGCTCAGAGGTGACGCTCGTGATTGCGGGTCGGGAAGGTTGGTGCGTAGAGGCCCTGTCGCAGCGGCTGCGGTGTCATCTTGAAGCTGGAAAGCGGTTGGTTTGGTTGGCCGACGTGAGTGATGCGCAACTGGCGGCGCTCTATGCCAATCTTGGCGGTCTGATCATGCCTTCTGAAGCGGAGGGTTTCGGGTTGCCGTTAGTTGAGGCCGCCCGCTACGGGATGCCTTTGCTGGTGCGCGATCTTCCTGTGTTCCGCGAAGTGGTGGGCGAGCACGCAAGCTACTTTAGCGCGCGCACTGGCGCAGATCTCGCCCCTCAGCTCGCGGCTTGGCTGGATGAAATACAGCGAGGGGGAGCGCGACGCAGCGACCAGTTGCGTTGCTTGAGTTGGGCGGATAGCGCCGATGCGCTGAAGACGCTACTAGCCGACGTCGCCCGATAA
- a CDS encoding ABC transporter ATP-binding protein, giving the protein MIGLQNVCKDYHTRQGRRRVLHDINLRVAPGEKIGILGRNGAGKSTMIRMISGAELPTSGRIVREMSVSWPLAFGGAFQGSLTGMDNLRFICRIYGADAEAAEPFVQEFSELGYYLREPVKSYSAGMRARLAFAISMAIEFDCFLIDEIVAVGDSRFHAKCHQELFERRRDRALIIVSHDAGYIREHCDRAAVLVGGKLHVFEQIDDAYTFYQESGA; this is encoded by the coding sequence ATGATTGGGCTTCAAAACGTCTGCAAGGACTACCACACTCGTCAGGGACGCCGACGCGTGCTGCACGACATCAACCTGCGTGTGGCTCCAGGCGAGAAGATCGGTATTCTCGGCCGCAATGGAGCCGGCAAGTCCACCATGATTCGAATGATCAGTGGGGCCGAATTACCGACCTCCGGAAGAATCGTTCGCGAGATGAGTGTTTCCTGGCCGCTTGCTTTTGGGGGGGCATTTCAAGGTAGCCTGACCGGGATGGACAATTTGCGCTTCATCTGCCGCATCTATGGGGCAGACGCTGAGGCCGCTGAGCCATTTGTGCAGGAATTTTCCGAACTAGGCTACTACCTGCGCGAGCCGGTAAAAAGCTACTCCGCTGGCATGCGCGCACGTCTGGCCTTCGCCATTTCGATGGCGATTGAATTCGATTGTTTTCTGATCGACGAAATCGTAGCGGTGGGTGATAGCCGTTTTCATGCCAAGTGTCACCAGGAACTGTTCGAACGTCGCCGCGATCGTGCACTGATTATTGTGAGTCACGATGCTGGCTACATCCGCGAACATTGCGACCGTGCCGCAGTGCTGGTCGGGGGCAAGCTGCACGTGTTTGAGCAGATTGACGATGCTTACACCTTCTATCAGGAAAGCGGGGCATGA
- a CDS encoding ABC transporter permease, with the protein MRAVHHDTPLLRSLRIQLRVIGALLMREIITRYGRHNIGFLWVFIEPMLFTLGVTALWTLTKSTHGSSLPITAFAVSGYSSVLLWRNCANRCALAIQPNLSLLYHRNVRVIDLFFARLVLEISGATISAVVLTSFFSIVGLMELPQNLSLVIGGWVYLAVFGSGLGLIVGALSERSETADRLWHTIAYLLFPLSGSVFMVEWLPTSAQKLILFLPMVHGVEMLRAGYFGSLVKPHYNVEFMVIADLVFLFVGLLMARDASKRVEPE; encoded by the coding sequence ATGCGCGCAGTCCATCACGACACACCTTTGCTGAGATCGCTGCGTATTCAACTACGCGTCATTGGCGCGCTGTTGATGCGGGAGATTATCACCCGCTATGGGCGCCACAACATCGGCTTCCTGTGGGTGTTCATCGAGCCGATGTTGTTCACCCTTGGTGTGACAGCACTCTGGACATTGACGAAGTCGACCCACGGGTCGAGTCTTCCAATCACTGCCTTCGCGGTATCGGGGTACTCATCAGTGTTGCTCTGGCGAAATTGCGCCAATCGCTGCGCATTGGCAATCCAGCCGAATCTAAGCCTTCTCTATCATCGCAATGTACGCGTGATTGACCTGTTCTTCGCTCGCCTTGTGCTCGAAATTTCCGGGGCGACGATTTCGGCGGTCGTCTTGACGTCTTTCTTCTCAATCGTAGGTCTGATGGAGTTGCCGCAGAATTTGTCGCTGGTGATTGGGGGCTGGGTGTATCTCGCAGTCTTCGGCTCTGGCTTGGGCCTGATCGTAGGAGCACTTAGCGAACGTAGCGAGACCGCCGATCGGCTTTGGCACACAATTGCCTACCTCTTGTTTCCTCTGTCGGGTTCGGTATTCATGGTTGAATGGTTGCCAACAAGCGCACAGAAGCTAATCTTGTTTCTGCCGATGGTGCATGGTGTTGAGATGCTTAGGGCAGGTTACTTTGGTTCATTGGTGAAGCCTCACTACAACGTTGAGTTTATGGTGATCGCCGACCTTGTCTTCTTGTTTGTTGGGCTCCTAATGGCACGAGATGCCAGCAAGCGAGTTGAACCAGAATGA
- a CDS encoding capsular biosynthesis protein, with the protein MRRSFLALQGTASPFFRQLLSALSERGHRVQRVNFCGGDLAYAGTEAGFNYADDVQSLPGWYSDLLKSGDFTDILLFGDCRKIHKPVYPVAEQNNVRVNVFEEGYVRPHWLTMEAHGVNGRSRLPRDPAWYREHRAVTPPSPAGQTTGYNLYERAFHDIRYRMANALYASRFPHYESHRPHNGYREYVGLARRLLQQRPHKVEAERLTERLLTKKLPYYLFPLQLNSDSQIQVHSPFDSVRQAIDRVLTSFAAHAPADALLIIKNHPLDTGIIEYRRYAKETAKALGMADRIEFIDAGHLPTLLDHARGVVVVNSTVGLSALHHRRPLIALGTAIYDMQGMTWQGSLDAFWREAEGPDMALYQAFLDYLVHHTQINGDFYTRKGIAMATAGAVKRLETTAHD; encoded by the coding sequence ATGCGCCGATCTTTTCTCGCCCTGCAAGGCACGGCTTCTCCGTTCTTCCGCCAGTTGCTGTCTGCCCTAAGTGAGCGCGGACACCGCGTGCAGCGCGTGAACTTCTGCGGCGGCGACCTTGCATATGCCGGAACCGAGGCTGGATTCAATTATGCGGACGACGTCCAAAGCCTTCCTGGCTGGTATTCCGATCTGCTTAAATCGGGCGACTTTACTGACATCCTACTCTTTGGGGATTGCAGAAAAATCCATAAGCCGGTATATCCGGTTGCCGAGCAAAATAATGTTCGTGTAAACGTTTTTGAAGAAGGTTATGTCCGGCCGCATTGGCTTACCATGGAGGCGCATGGGGTCAATGGCCGTTCACGCTTGCCGCGTGACCCGGCCTGGTATCGCGAGCATCGCGCCGTGACGCCGCCCAGCCCCGCTGGCCAGACCACCGGTTACAACCTCTACGAACGGGCCTTCCACGACATCCGCTACCGCATGGCTAATGCCTTGTACGCCAGTCGCTTTCCTCATTACGAAAGCCACCGCCCCCACAATGGCTACCGCGAATACGTGGGGCTGGCCAGGCGCCTGCTTCAGCAGCGCCCGCACAAGGTCGAGGCGGAGCGGCTTACCGAGCGCCTGCTGACAAAGAAGCTGCCCTATTACCTGTTTCCGCTGCAGCTGAATTCGGACTCCCAGATTCAGGTCCATTCGCCGTTCGATAGCGTCCGGCAGGCGATTGACCGGGTACTCACGTCGTTCGCCGCACATGCCCCTGCGGATGCGCTGCTGATCATCAAGAACCATCCGCTGGATACCGGGATCATCGAGTATCGCCGCTACGCCAAGGAAACCGCAAAGGCGCTCGGCATGGCCGACCGCATTGAATTCATTGATGCGGGCCATCTGCCGACCTTGCTCGACCATGCGCGCGGCGTGGTGGTGGTCAACAGCACTGTCGGCTTGTCCGCCCTGCACCACCGCCGTCCGCTGATCGCGCTGGGCACGGCCATCTACGACATGCAGGGCATGACCTGGCAAGGCTCCCTGGATGCATTCTGGCGAGAGGCCGAAGGACCGGACATGGCGCTCTACCAGGCGTTCCTGGACTACCTCGTGCACCACACGCAGATCAACGGCGACTTTTACACCCGCAAGGGCATCGCCATGGCCACAGCCGGTGCGGTGAAGCGACTGGAGACGACAGCCCATGACTGA